A stretch of Archangium lipolyticum DNA encodes these proteins:
- a CDS encoding TlpA disulfide reductase family protein — MSSLDVPLTLLDPEGGWINAPVHVHDLRGRPTLLYFWSELSKTNQEQLPKIKTLLDEFIPKGLQVVGVHVPMEGEDLGHALDTNDIEAIVKRMGFRHPVAVDDGSMERAYGVEEVPTFLVYDAFGILRLRVTGEDATNLELRRLLERLTGPEATTGAFAP, encoded by the coding sequence ATGTCCTCGCTCGACGTTCCCTTGACGCTGTTGGATCCCGAAGGCGGTTGGATCAACGCGCCCGTGCACGTGCACGACCTGCGTGGCCGGCCGACCCTGCTGTACTTCTGGTCCGAGCTCAGCAAGACGAACCAGGAGCAACTGCCGAAGATCAAGACGTTGCTGGACGAGTTCATCCCCAAGGGCCTCCAGGTGGTCGGAGTCCACGTGCCCATGGAGGGAGAGGACCTGGGCCATGCGTTGGACACCAACGACATCGAAGCCATCGTGAAGAGGATGGGCTTCCGCCACCCGGTGGCGGTGGATGACGGCTCGATGGAGCGGGCCTACGGCGTGGAGGAGGTGCCCACGTTCCTGGTGTACGACGCCTTCGGCATCCTGCGCCTGCGGGTGACGGGAGAGGATGCGACGAACCTGGAGCTGAGACGGCTGCTGGAGCGGCTCACGGGACCCGAGGCCACCACGGGCGCGTTCGCGCCCTGA
- a CDS encoding oxygen-binding di-iron domain-containing protein, protein MSNSQAFPNRNTPPSNVHPPSDSQANDLRLVPVEIAPDTFWVGKREPGNIFYANPYLRRFRGTDAKTGRPNEFNLLIDPGSSSDFAQVSTKVTSLIGGLDRLSAVFINHQDPDVGSSASIISARYAPKAGILCSEDTWRLIVHQNLPRGRFIATEKFSHGLNVPTGHRLLPVPSPFCHFRGAVMLYDPETRVLFTGDLFGGVTDVNAQGLWADESDWNGIRAFHQIYMPVNLALQRVVATIRQLEPAVEIIAPQHGRLIRGPLIQMFLDRMEKLPVGLDIMDEAQDRSHLQAWNAVLERVLTLARGYLGGSVDEKLMGSTELTETARLQNGQVSIQRLGRWTVEHVVELLCHGEPPEISGPIMMEATTAAAEYNLPTPHLDIEGNGVASNVSLLVG, encoded by the coding sequence ATGAGCAACAGCCAGGCCTTCCCGAACCGAAACACGCCTCCGAGCAACGTCCACCCCCCCTCCGACAGCCAGGCGAACGACCTGCGGCTCGTCCCCGTGGAGATCGCCCCCGATACCTTCTGGGTGGGTAAGCGCGAGCCGGGCAACATCTTCTACGCCAACCCGTACCTGCGCCGCTTCCGGGGCACGGACGCCAAGACGGGCCGGCCCAACGAGTTCAACCTGCTCATCGACCCGGGCTCGAGCAGTGACTTCGCCCAGGTGTCCACCAAGGTGACATCGCTCATCGGTGGGTTGGATCGGTTGAGCGCCGTCTTCATCAACCACCAGGATCCGGACGTGGGCTCGTCGGCGAGCATCATCTCGGCGCGCTACGCGCCCAAGGCCGGCATCCTCTGCTCCGAGGACACCTGGCGGCTCATCGTCCACCAGAACCTGCCGCGCGGGCGCTTCATCGCCACGGAAAAGTTCAGCCACGGGCTCAACGTGCCCACCGGCCACCGGCTGCTGCCGGTGCCCTCGCCCTTCTGCCACTTCCGCGGCGCGGTGATGCTCTACGATCCGGAGACGCGGGTGCTCTTCACGGGCGACCTGTTCGGCGGCGTCACGGACGTCAACGCGCAGGGCCTGTGGGCGGACGAGTCGGATTGGAATGGCATCCGCGCCTTCCATCAAATCTACATGCCGGTGAACCTGGCGCTGCAGCGCGTGGTGGCCACCATCCGCCAGCTGGAGCCGGCGGTGGAGATCATCGCGCCGCAGCACGGGCGCCTCATCCGCGGGCCGCTCATCCAGATGTTCCTGGACCGGATGGAGAAGCTGCCGGTGGGCCTGGACATCATGGACGAGGCCCAGGACCGCTCGCACCTGCAGGCGTGGAACGCGGTGCTGGAGCGGGTGCTGACGCTGGCGCGTGGCTACCTGGGCGGCTCGGTGGACGAGAAGCTGATGGGCAGCACGGAGCTGACGGAAACGGCCCGGTTGCAGAACGGCCAGGTGTCCATCCAGCGGCTGGGGCGGTGGACGGTGGAGCACGTGGTGGAGCTGCTGTGCCACGGTGAGCCGCCGGAGATCTCCGGCCCCATCATGATGGAGGCCACCACGGCCGCGGCCGAGTACAACCTGCCCACGCCGCACCTGGACATCGAGGGCAATGGCGTGGCCTCGAACGTGTCGTTGCTCGTCGGCTGA